Proteins from one Balaenoptera musculus isolate JJ_BM4_2016_0621 chromosome 7, mBalMus1.pri.v3, whole genome shotgun sequence genomic window:
- the METTL5 gene encoding rRNA N6-adenosine-methyltransferase METTL5 isoform X3, translated as MLYTIHNTYDDIENKVVADLGCGCGVLSIGTAMLGAGLCVGFDIDEDALEIFNRNVEEFELTNVDMVQCDVCSLSNRMSKSFDTVIMNPPFGTKNNKGTDMAFLKTALEMARTAVYSLHKSSTREHIQKKAAEWKIKIDIIAELRYDLPASYKFHKRKSVSLLILVYLRSVLKNFTVSNYF; from the exons ATGCTCTATACAATTCATAACACATATGATGACATTGAAAATAAAGTGGTTGCAGATCTAGGATGTGGCTGTGGAGTGCTTAGCATCGGAACTGCAATGCTGGGAGCAGG gtTGTGTGTTGGATTCGACATAGATGAAGATGCGTTGGAAATATTTAATAGGAATGTAGAAGAGTTTGAGTTAACAAATGTTGACATGGTTCAGTGTGATGTGTGCTCATTATCTAACAGAATGTCCAAGTCATTTGATACAGTAATTATGAATCCTCCCTTTGGgaccaaaaataataaag GGACAGATATGGCCTTTCTGAAGACTGCTTTGGAAATGGCAAGAACAGCAGTATATTCTTTACACAAATCCTCAACTAGAGAA CatattcaaaagaaagctgcagaatGGAAAATCAAGATAGATATTATTGCAG AGCTACGATATGACCTGCCGGCATCATACAAGTTTCATAAAAGGAAATCAGTAAGTCTCTTGATTCTGGTTTATCTACGTTCAGTACTGAAAAACTTCACAGTAAGTAATTATTTCTAA
- the METTL5 gene encoding rRNA N6-adenosine-methyltransferase METTL5 isoform X1 encodes MKKLRLKELESHLQQVDGFEKPKLLLEQYPTRPHIAACMLYTIHNTYDDIENKVVADLGCGCGVLSIGTAMLGAGLCVGFDIDEDALEIFNRNVEEFELTNVDMVQCDVCSLSNRMSKSFDTVIMNPPFGTKNNKGTDMAFLKTALEMARTAVYSLHKSSTREHIQKKAAEWKIKIDIIAELRYDLPASYKFHKRKSVSLLILVYLRSVLKNFTVSNYF; translated from the exons ATGAAGAAATTAAGGCTTAAGGAACTAGAGAGTCACCTGCAACAAGTGGATGGATTCGAGAAGCCCAAGCTCCTTCTAGAACAGTATCCAACCAGGCCGCACATTGCAG CATGTATGCTCTATACAATTCATAACACATATGATGACATTGAAAATAAAGTGGTTGCAGATCTAGGATGTGGCTGTGGAGTGCTTAGCATCGGAACTGCAATGCTGGGAGCAGG gtTGTGTGTTGGATTCGACATAGATGAAGATGCGTTGGAAATATTTAATAGGAATGTAGAAGAGTTTGAGTTAACAAATGTTGACATGGTTCAGTGTGATGTGTGCTCATTATCTAACAGAATGTCCAAGTCATTTGATACAGTAATTATGAATCCTCCCTTTGGgaccaaaaataataaag GGACAGATATGGCCTTTCTGAAGACTGCTTTGGAAATGGCAAGAACAGCAGTATATTCTTTACACAAATCCTCAACTAGAGAA CatattcaaaagaaagctgcagaatGGAAAATCAAGATAGATATTATTGCAG AGCTACGATATGACCTGCCGGCATCATACAAGTTTCATAAAAGGAAATCAGTAAGTCTCTTGATTCTGGTTTATCTACGTTCAGTACTGAAAAACTTCACAGTAAGTAATTATTTCTAA
- the SSB gene encoding lupus La protein isoform X2 — protein MVIMKKWLLWRPKSVIKSRLNRLTTDFNVIVEALSKSKAELMEISEDKTKIRRSPSKPLPEVTDEYKNDVKNRSVYIKGFPIDATLDDIKEWLEDKGQVLNIQMRRTLHKAFKGSIFAVFDTIESAKKFVETPGQKYKDTDLLILFKEDYFAKKNEERKQNKIEAKLRAKQEQEEKQKLAENAEMKSLEEKIGCLLKFSGDLDDQTCREDLHILFSNHGEIKWIDFVRGAKEGIILFKEKAKEALDKAKDANNGNLQLRNKEVTWEVLEGDVEKEALKKIIEDQQESLNKWKSKGRRFKGKGKGNKATQIGSAKGKVQFQGKKTKFDSDDEHDENGASRPVKRAREETDKEEEPASKQQKTENGAGDQ, from the exons ATGGTGATAATGAAAAAATGGCTGCTCTGGAGGCCAAAATCTGTCATCAAATCGAG gTTAAACCGTCTAACAACAGACTTTAATGTAATAGTAGAAGCATTGAGCAAATCAAAGGCGGAACTCATGGAAATAAGTgaagataaaactaaaattagaagatCTCCAAGCAAACCCCTCCCTGAAGTGACTGATGAGtataaaaatgatgtaaaaaacAGATCTGTTTATATT AAAGGCTTCCCAATTGATGCAACCCTTGATGACATAAAAGAATGGTTGGAAGATAAAGGTCAGGTACTAAATATTCAGATGAGAAGAACATTGCACAAAGCATTTAAG GGATCAATATTTGCTGTATTTGATACCATTGAATCTGCTAAGAAGTTTGTCGAGACCCCTGGCCAGAAGTACAAAGACACAGACCTGCTAATACTTTTCAA GGAAGattactttgcaaaaaaaaatgaagaaagaaagcaaaataaaatcgAAGCTAAATTACGAGCTAAACA agagcaagaagaaaaacaaaagttagcaGAAAATGCTGAAATG aaatctCTAGAAGAAAAGATTGGCTGCTTGCTGAAATTCTCGGGGGACTTAGATGATCAGACGTGTAGAGAAGATTTGCATATCCTTTTCTCAAATCATGGTGAAATAAAATGGATAGACTTTGTCAGAGGAGCCAAAGAG GGAATaattctgtttaaagaaaaagctaAGGAAGCACTAGATAAAGCAAAAGACGCAAATAATGGTAACCTACAATTAAGGAACAAAGAGGTCACCTGGGAAGTACTAGAAGGAGATGTGGAAAAAGaagcattgaaaaaaataatagaagatcAACAAGAATCCCTAaacaaatggaagtcaaaag GTCGCagatttaaaggaaaaggaaagggaaataaagcTACCCAGATTGGGTCTGCTAAAGGAAAAGTACAGTTTCAGGGCAAGAAAACTAAATTTGATAGTGATGATGAACATGATGAAAATGGTGCATCTA GACCAGtaaaaagagcaagagaagaaacagacaaagaagaagaacctgcatcaaaacaacagaaaacagaaaatggtgCTGGAGACCAGtaa
- the SSB gene encoding lupus La protein isoform X1: protein MAENGDNEKMAALEAKICHQIEYYFGDFNLPRDKFLKEQIKLDEGWVPLEIMIKFNRLNRLTTDFNVIVEALSKSKAELMEISEDKTKIRRSPSKPLPEVTDEYKNDVKNRSVYIKGFPIDATLDDIKEWLEDKGQVLNIQMRRTLHKAFKGSIFAVFDTIESAKKFVETPGQKYKDTDLLILFKEDYFAKKNEERKQNKIEAKLRAKQEQEEKQKLAENAEMKSLEEKIGCLLKFSGDLDDQTCREDLHILFSNHGEIKWIDFVRGAKEGIILFKEKAKEALDKAKDANNGNLQLRNKEVTWEVLEGDVEKEALKKIIEDQQESLNKWKSKGRRFKGKGKGNKATQIGSAKGKVQFQGKKTKFDSDDEHDENGASRPVKRAREETDKEEEPASKQQKTENGAGDQ, encoded by the exons ATGGCAGAAAATGGTGATAATGAAAAAATGGCTGCTCTGGAGGCCAAAATCTGTCATCAAATCGAG TATTATTTTGGTGACTTCAATTTGCCACGCgacaaatttttaaaggaacagatCAAACTGGATGAAGGCTGGGTACCTTTGGAGataatgataaaatttaatag gTTAAACCGTCTAACAACAGACTTTAATGTAATAGTAGAAGCATTGAGCAAATCAAAGGCGGAACTCATGGAAATAAGTgaagataaaactaaaattagaagatCTCCAAGCAAACCCCTCCCTGAAGTGACTGATGAGtataaaaatgatgtaaaaaacAGATCTGTTTATATT AAAGGCTTCCCAATTGATGCAACCCTTGATGACATAAAAGAATGGTTGGAAGATAAAGGTCAGGTACTAAATATTCAGATGAGAAGAACATTGCACAAAGCATTTAAG GGATCAATATTTGCTGTATTTGATACCATTGAATCTGCTAAGAAGTTTGTCGAGACCCCTGGCCAGAAGTACAAAGACACAGACCTGCTAATACTTTTCAA GGAAGattactttgcaaaaaaaaatgaagaaagaaagcaaaataaaatcgAAGCTAAATTACGAGCTAAACA agagcaagaagaaaaacaaaagttagcaGAAAATGCTGAAATG aaatctCTAGAAGAAAAGATTGGCTGCTTGCTGAAATTCTCGGGGGACTTAGATGATCAGACGTGTAGAGAAGATTTGCATATCCTTTTCTCAAATCATGGTGAAATAAAATGGATAGACTTTGTCAGAGGAGCCAAAGAG GGAATaattctgtttaaagaaaaagctaAGGAAGCACTAGATAAAGCAAAAGACGCAAATAATGGTAACCTACAATTAAGGAACAAAGAGGTCACCTGGGAAGTACTAGAAGGAGATGTGGAAAAAGaagcattgaaaaaaataatagaagatcAACAAGAATCCCTAaacaaatggaagtcaaaag GTCGCagatttaaaggaaaaggaaagggaaataaagcTACCCAGATTGGGTCTGCTAAAGGAAAAGTACAGTTTCAGGGCAAGAAAACTAAATTTGATAGTGATGATGAACATGATGAAAATGGTGCATCTA GACCAGtaaaaagagcaagagaagaaacagacaaagaagaagaacctgcatcaaaacaacagaaaacagaaaatggtgCTGGAGACCAGtaa
- the METTL5 gene encoding rRNA N6-adenosine-methyltransferase METTL5 isoform X2, which translates to MKKLRLKELESHLQQVDGFEKPKLLLEQYPTRPHIAACMLYTIHNTYDDIENKVVADLGCGCGVLSIGTAMLGAGLCVGFDIDEDALEIFNRNVEEFELTNVDMVQCDVCSLSNRMSKSFDTVIMNPPFGTKNNKGTDMAFLKTALEMARTAVYSLHKSSTREHIQKKAAEWKIKIDIIAELRYDLPASYKFHKRKSVDIEVDLIRFSF; encoded by the exons ATGAAGAAATTAAGGCTTAAGGAACTAGAGAGTCACCTGCAACAAGTGGATGGATTCGAGAAGCCCAAGCTCCTTCTAGAACAGTATCCAACCAGGCCGCACATTGCAG CATGTATGCTCTATACAATTCATAACACATATGATGACATTGAAAATAAAGTGGTTGCAGATCTAGGATGTGGCTGTGGAGTGCTTAGCATCGGAACTGCAATGCTGGGAGCAGG gtTGTGTGTTGGATTCGACATAGATGAAGATGCGTTGGAAATATTTAATAGGAATGTAGAAGAGTTTGAGTTAACAAATGTTGACATGGTTCAGTGTGATGTGTGCTCATTATCTAACAGAATGTCCAAGTCATTTGATACAGTAATTATGAATCCTCCCTTTGGgaccaaaaataataaag GGACAGATATGGCCTTTCTGAAGACTGCTTTGGAAATGGCAAGAACAGCAGTATATTCTTTACACAAATCCTCAACTAGAGAA CatattcaaaagaaagctgcagaatGGAAAATCAAGATAGATATTATTGCAG AGCTACGATATGACCTGCCGGCATCATACAAGTTTCATAAAAGGAAATCA GTGGACATTGAAGTGGACCTAATtcggttttctttttaa